The Nomascus leucogenys isolate Asia chromosome 23, Asia_NLE_v1, whole genome shotgun sequence genome includes a window with the following:
- the TSPAN11 gene encoding tetraspanin-11 isoform X3, with the protein MARYKTEQDDWLIIYLKYLLFVFNFFFWVGGAAVLAVGIWTLVEKSGYLSVLASSTFAASAYILIFAGVLVMVTGFLGFSAILREQKGCLSTVILFREDRTHLCTAQEGMQKPPPVERLPLTQSHLSCFCGATKGQWSPATLGNRPCIPPRAQLEHKWPLFTRATSLHPHYSSLQSPSNLNSVPSKHCGQHSRASTHSVLTLPQKAATLPLCMDEEETESRGR; encoded by the exons ATGGCCCGCTATAAGACTGAGCAGGACGACTGGCTGATCATCTACTTGAAGTATTTGCTCTTTGTCTTCAACTTCTTCTTCTGG GTCGGGGGAGCAGCCGTCCTGGCTGTGGGCATCTGGACCCTGGTGGAGAAAAGTGGTTACCTCAGCGTCCTGGCCTCCAGCACCTTTGCCGCCTCCGCCTACATCCTCATCTTCGCGGGCGTACTTGTCATGGTGACCGGCTTCCTGGGCTTCAGTGCCATCCTCCGGGAGCAGAAGGGCTGCCTCTCCACG GTCATCTTGTTTAGAGAGGACAGGACTCACCTCTGTACAGCCCAAGAAGGAATGCAGAAGCCCCCACCGGTGGAGCGCCTTCCTCTGACCCAGAGCCATCTGTCCTGCTTCTGTGGAGCCACTAAAGGCCAGTGGTCCCCTGCAACACTGGGAAACAGGCCCTGCATTCCTCCCAGAGCCCAATTAGAACACAAATGGCCACTGTTCACTAGAGCCACCTCCCTCCATCCTCACTACAGCAGCCTGCAAAGTCCCAGTAATCTGAACTCTGTGCCAAGCAAGCACTGCGGTCAACACTCACGTGCATCAACTCACTCAGTCCTCACCCTGCCCCAAAAAGCAGCAACTCTTCCTCTGTGTATGGACGAGGAAGAAACTGAGAGCAGAGGCAGGTGA